A genomic segment from Cuculus canorus isolate bCucCan1 chromosome 20, bCucCan1.pri, whole genome shotgun sequence encodes:
- the SLC6A4 gene encoding sodium-dependent serotonin transporter — MEKKATSNETEPLTSKKDVSDCNEGEDCKENGLLMRNPKPALQLAEDGNKVHPSQGDKGEAAQISNGYSGVQSSVPCNGMGEVEDAQGTAPAATTTTTTTTSTTCGAEGQQQLMELEDRETWSKKIDFLLSVIGYAVDLGNVWRFPYICYQNGGGAFLIPYTLMAIFGGIPLFYMELALGQYHRNGCISIWRKICPIFKGIGFAICIIDLYVASYYNTIMAWAFYYLVSSFTSELPWTSCTNPWNTGNCTNYFSKDNVSWSLHSISPAEEFYTRQVLQVHRSNGLDDLGGISWQLTICLLLIFTIVYFSIWKGVKTSGKVVWVTATFPYIILFILLVRGATLPGAWRGVLYYLKPDWHKLLATEVWVDAAAQIFFSLGPGFGVLLAYASYNKFHNNCYQDALVTSTVNCATSFVSGFVIFTVLGYMAEMRKEDVSEVAKDTGPSLLFITYAEAIANMPASTFFAIIFFLMLLTLGLDSTFAGLEGVITGVLDEFPHVWSKRRELFVLGLTIVCFLGSLATLTFGGAYVVKLFEEYATGPAVLTVVFLEAVAVAWFYGITQFCNDVKEMLGFTPGWYWRVCWVAISPIFLLFVTCSFLSNPPELRLFGYNYPYWTTVVGYCIGTSSIICIPIYMVYRLIITSGTLKERILKSITPETATEIPFGDIRMNAV; from the exons atggaaaaaaaggcaacaagcAATGAGACTGAGCCACTGACTTCTAAGAAAGATGTTTCAGACTGTAACGAAGGAGAAGATTGCAAAGAGAATGGACTTCTGATGAGGAACCCTAAGCCTGCCCTACAGCTAGCAGAGGATGGCAACAAAGTCCACCCCAGCCAGGGAGATAAAGGGGAGGCAGCTCAGATCTCCAACGGTTATTCAGGGGTTCAGAGCTCTGTTCCCTGCAATGGAATGGGAGAGGTGGAAGACGCCCAGGGCACTGCCCCAGcggccaccaccaccactacaACCACGACTTCGACCACCTGCGGAgcagaaggccagcagcagctgatggagCTAGAAGACAGAGAGACCTGGAGTAAAAAAATTgactttctcctctctgtcaTTGGATATGCAGTGGATCTGGGAAACGTGTGGAGATTTCCGTATATATGCTACCAAAACGGAGGAG GAGCATTCCTCATTCCTTACACACTCATGGCCATCTTTGGAGGGATTCCTCTTTTCTACATGGAACTTGCACTAGGACAGTACCACAGGAATGGGTGTATTTCAATCTGGAGAAAAATCTGCCCTATATTCAAAG GAATTGGCTTTGCCATCTGTATAATAGATCTCTACGTAGCCTCCTACTACAACACCATTATGGCTTGGGCCTTTTACTACCTCGTATCCTCCTTCACGTCGGAGCTGCCGTGGACCAGCTGCACAAATCCTTGGAACACAGGCAACTGCACCAACTACTTCAGCAAGGACAACGTCAGCTGGTCCCTACACTCCATCTCTCCCGCAGAAGAATTTTATAC ccGCCAAGTTCTACAGGTGCACAGGTCCAATGGGCTGGATGACCTGGGGGGCATTAGCTGGCAACTGACCATCTGTTTACTGTTAATCTTCACCATTGTATACTTCAGCATCTGGAAAGGGGTCAAAACATCTGGCAAG GTGGTGTGGGTGACTGCCACATTCCCTTACATCATACTCTTCATCCTGCTAGTGAGAGGGGCAACCTTGCCTGGGGCTTGGAGAGGTGTCCTCTACTACTTGAAACCTGACTGGCACAAACTCCTGGCcactgag gtttgggtggatgcagcagctcagatttttttctccctcggtccaggttttggggtcctaTTGGCCTACGCCAGCTACAACAAATTCCATAACAACTGCTACCA AGATGCTCTGGTTACCAGTACCGTGAACTGCGCGACTAGTTTTGTGTCTGGGTTTGTCATATTCACTGTGCTGGGATACATGGCCGAGATGAGGAAGGAAGACGTATCAGAGGTTGCCAAAGATACCG GACCCAGCCTTCTCTTCATTACATACGCTGAGGCCATTGCTAACATGCCTGCTTCCACTTTCTTTGCCATcatctttttcctgatgttacTCACGCTGGGATTAGACAGCACG TTTGCAGGACTAGAGGGAGTGATCACTGGAGTACTGGATGAATTCCCGCATGTCTGGAGCAAACGCAGGGAATTGTTTGTCCTTGGTCTGAccattgtttgctttttggggTCATTAGCAACCCTGACATTT GGAGGTGCATATGTGGTAAAGCTGTTTGAAGAATACGCCACTGGTCCAGCTGTCTTAACTGTTGTGTTCCTGGAAGCGGTTGCTGTGGCCTGGTTCTACG GCATCACCCAGTTTTGCAATGATGTGAAAGAAATGCTGGGCTTCACCCCAGGCTGGTACTGGCGAGTGTGCTGGGTAGCAATCAGTCCCATCTTCCTTCTG tttgtcaCTTGCAGCTTTCTGTCCAATCCTCCTGAGCTACGGCTTTTTGGTTACAATTATCCCTACTGGACCACAGTAGTGGGTTATTGCATAGGAACCTCTTCTATCATCTGTATTCCCATCTACATGGTTTACCGGTTGATCATCACTTCAGGAACACTTAAAGAG CGTATTCTGAAAAGCATTACTCCGGAAACAGCGACAGAAATTCCTTTTGGAGACATCCGCATGAATGCAGTATAA
- the NSRP1 gene encoding nuclear speckle splicing regulatory protein 1 produces the protein MAALGRQYGLIMPKKLPQKNLVSKKLSVFADDSDEEPTVGESLQKEALKKQAMKQTKLEIQKALEEDATVYEYDSIYDEMQKKKKESNASVLSGKDDKKPRYIQNILKAAEVRKKEQEKRMERKIQKEREMEGGEFAHKEAFVTSAYKKKLQERAEEEERERREAALEAYLDVTKQRDLSGFYRHLLNQTVGEEEMPECSFREARIKEEKSDSYDESNQRNKSPYEKQRPKPSVKKENNPDADTDIGTDSSDDEKRQKNSKVSLKTKKRRERSVSSEEEAKHHKSQRHSRSPSSSSVEEEPRSKAQRSHLTKRGETRPSRRGNDEQCREKDYERSRTHEKDHHREKEERHRYGDLTSKDSYRRREEQDDRQRGKERKEREGHGREWRKAKEREERGSEKEREKERIRNGRDRYNDREKERGEKCREKEDHGKERREKHGNDEKKHTERRDSTPTSVEKDRETDMEKERKGKEREVDEKAGSSSEVLSEQKRKAGEEGEKEEKDQVQKPPEGMSKFAKRSNEETVMSARDRYLARQMARVSAKSYIEKEED, from the exons CCAACTGTGGGTGAAAGTCTTCAgaaagaagcactgaaaaagcAGGCAATGAAGCAG acTAAATTAGAGATTCAGAAGGCTTTGGAAGAAGACGCTACTGTGTATGAATATGACAGTATTTATGATGAAatgcagaagaagaagaaagaaagcaatgcCAGTGTGTTATCtggaaaagatgacaaaaag CCCAGGTACATCCAAAATATCCTCAAAGCTGCTGAGGTTagaaaaaaggagcaagaaaaaagaatggaaagaaaaattcagaaagagCGTGAAATGGAAGGAGGAGAGTTTGCTCACAAAGAGGCGTTTGTGACTTCAGCCTATAAGAAGAAGCTGCAAGAAagggcagaagaggaggaaagagaaagaagagaggcaGCTCTTGAGG CTTACCTTGATGTTACCAAACAGAGGGATCTCAGTGGATTTTACAGACATCTTTTAAACCAGACGGTAGGGGAAGAAGAAATGCCTGAATGCAGCTTCCGTGAAGCCAG gataaaggaagaaaaatctgacaGTTATGATGAATCCAATCAAAGGAACAAAAGCCCATATGAAAAGCAAAGACCAAAGCCCTCTGTTAAGAAAGAGAATAACCCAGATGCTGATACCGATATAGGAACTGACAGCAGTGATGatgagaagagacagaaaaatagtaaagtaagtttgaaaacaaagaaaaggagagagcgCTCCGTGAGCAGTGAAGAAGAGGCTAAACATCACAAGAGCCAGAGGCATTCCAGGTCGCCAAGCTCATCCAGTGTGGAGGAAGAGCCACGCTCAAAAGCCCAGAGAAGTCATCTTACAAAAAGGGGAGAGACCAGACCAAGCAGAAGGGGAAATGATGAACAGTGCAGGGAGAAAGACTATGAAAGAAGCAGAACCCACGAAAAGGATCACCACAGGGAAAAAGAGGAGCGACATAGATATGGGGATCTCACTAGTAAAGATAGCTACAGAAGGAGGGAAGAGCAAGATGATAGGCAAcggggaaaggaaagaaaagagagggagggacATGGCAGAGAATGGAGGaaggcaaaagagagagaagagagaggctCAGAAAAGGAAcgagagaaagaaagaataagaaatggTAGAGATAGATATaatgacagagaaaaggagagaggagagaaatgcagagaaaaggaagatcatgggaaggagaggagagagaaacatggtaatgatgaaaagaaacacacagagaggaGGGACAGTACTCCTACATCAGTAGAAAAAGATAGAGAAACTGAtatggaaaaagagagaaaaggaaaagagagagaggtggATGAGAAGGCAGGATCCAGCTCTGAAGTTTTGTCTGAGCAGAAACgtaaagctggagaagaaggggagaaagaggagaaagatcAAGTACAGAAACCACCTGAGGGCATGAGCAAATTTGCCAAACGGAGCAATGAAGAGACAGTCATGTCAGCACGGGACCGCTATTTGGCAAGACAAATGGCACGCGTCAGTGCTAAATCCTACAttgagaaggaagaagattAA